The Oryza glaberrima chromosome 9, OglaRS2, whole genome shotgun sequence genome includes a window with the following:
- the LOC127784637 gene encoding uncharacterized protein LOC127784637 produces MKERMYKIFSNAIVVSYSHLLPVVPFNAFNPPPPEFALMKSDPPIAQRRSPRRQTGQGSEGPKIRSETQPNTSNPAGQSDSRKRKLVLSDDEGDDAEKPGNRETTRKLPKQAIPKKKTSNRPTPKIRKSSRKPSDIDPSGKDSDPANMETSSSKETGPTAEDHLSDNQPATDNVESGDQPPTGNQSAESEVGVNQEPPTGNQSDTGPSQEIPEVVAQADSSRGQDASNDRRSGSPSKASESTRSRPEIITDGTSEEAALDLINDAQKAANKIAGDVVERFQDTDLRPTDPDDSDDEKTDTD; encoded by the exons atgaaggaaagaatgtacaagatcttctcaaatgcTATTGTCGTCAGCTATTCACATCTGCTGCCAGTTGTGCCATTCAATgcattcaaccctcctccaccg GAATTTGCTctgatgaagtcggatcccccaATTGCTCAGCGCCGATCACCTCGCCGTCAAACTGGTCAGGGGAGCGAGGGACCAAAGATTCGGTCCGAAACCCAGCCCAACACCTCTAATCCAGCCGGCCAGTCAGATTCCCGCAAGAGGAAGTTAGTGCTGAGTGACGACGAAGGCGACGACGCTGAAAAGCCTGGAAATAGAGAAACAACCAGAAAACTGCCGAAGCAGGCTattccaaagaagaaaacatctaaTCGTCCTACGCCgaagatcaggaagtcttccag gaaaccatctgatatagatccTTCTGGAAAGGACTCTGATCCGGCTAACATGGAAACAAGTTCGTCCAAAGAAACCGGGCCGACTGCTGAAGATCATCTGAGTGACAATCAGCCagcaaccgacaatgtagaatCCGGCGATcaacccccgactggaaaccagtcggccgaaTCTGAAGTCGGagttaatcaggagcccccgactggaaaccagtcggacaCAGGACCAAGCCAAGAGATTCCAGAAGTTGTAGCCCAAGCAGACAGCTCTCGCGGTCAAGACGCCAGCAATGACCGAAGGTCTGGATCTCCTTCAAAGGCATCTGAGTCCACTCGTTCTCGTCCAGAAATCATCACGG acgggacaagcgaagaagctgctctcgATCTTATCAATGATGCACAGAAGGCTGCCAACAAGATAGCAGGTGATGTAGTGGAGAGATTCCAGGACACCGATCTTCGACCGACTGATCCTGATGACTCTGATGATGAgaaaactgatactgattga